A stretch of the Malus sylvestris chromosome 10, drMalSylv7.2, whole genome shotgun sequence genome encodes the following:
- the LOC126585850 gene encoding uncharacterized protein LOC126585850 — protein MSGLSDRRFDLNLVEEAAPPSPDNIWRPSFVSPTGPLTVGDSVMKNDMTAAVVARNLLTPKDNRLLSKRSDELAVKDSLALSVQCAGSVSNMAQRLFARTRQVESLAAEVMSLKQEIRGLKHENKQLHRLAHDYATNMKRKLDQMKETDGQVLLDHQRFVGLFQRHLLPSSSGAVPRNEAPNDQPLMPPPSRVLSSTEAPNDPPSMPSLSGALPTAETSPKQPL, from the coding sequence atgtctggcctctccgaccgtcgttttgacttgaaccttgttgaagaggcagccccgccttctccagacaacatatggcgcccatccttcgtctcccctactggtcctcttaccgttggggattctgtgatgaagaatgatatgaccgctgcggtggtggccaggaaccttctcactcccaaagataacaggctactttccaaacggtctgatgagttagctgttaaggattcgctggctctcagtgttcagtgtgcaggttctgtgtctaatatggcccaacgcctatttgctcgaacccgtcaagttgaatcattggcggctgaagtgatgagtctcaaacaggagattagagggctcaagcatgagaataaacagttgcaccggctcgcacatgactacgctacaaacatgaagaggaagcttgaccagatgaaggaaactgatggtcaggttttacttgatcatcagagatttgtgggtttgttccaaaggcatttattgccttcgtcttctggggctgtaccgcgtaatgaagctccaaatgatcaacctctgatgcctcctccttctagggttctgtctagtactgaggctccgaatgatcccccttcgatgccttctctttctggggctctaccgactgctgagacttctcctaagcaacctttgtga
- the LOC126585848 gene encoding rho GDP-dissociation inhibitor 1-like, with protein MEGGKRADEAGASSSGGFSSAGAVSDHGRGRQEKQKEMAEKLSAFCDAGGEEEEEDDKSNEVAAAAGFVPGPLVSLKVQIEKDKDDESLRRWKEKLLGCLEMESDLNGQMESEVKFHSIGIISDDFGEITTPLPVAENQINRVLFTLQEGSQYRLKLTFSVLHNIVSGLIYSNTVWKGGLQVDQSKGMLGTFAPNKEPYVHTLEEETTPSGLLARGIYAAKLKFEDDDRRCHMELQYSFEIKKGR; from the exons atggagggaGGGAAGAGGGCAGATGAAGCAGGGGCATCATCGTCAGGTGGGTTTTCATCAGCTGGGGCTGTAAGTGATCATGGAAGAGGAAGACAAGAAAAGCAGAAGGAAATGGCTGAAAAGCTGAGTGCTTTTTGTGATGCTGggggagaagaagaggaagaagatgataaGAGTAATgaggttgctgctgctgctggtttTGTTCCTGGGCCTTTGGTTTCTCTCAAGGTACAGATTGAGAAAGACAAG GATGATGAAAGCTTAAGGAGGTGGAAAGAGAAACTGCTCGGTTGCTTGGAAATGGAAAGCGATTTGAATG GCCAAATGGAATCTGAAGTCAAATTTCACTCCATCGGAATCATCTCTGATGACTTTGGGGAAATCACCACTCCCTTACCTGTTGCAGAAAATCAGATCAACCGTGTCCTGTTTACATTGCAAGAGGGATCTCAATATCGCCTTAAGCTAACATTTAGCGTTCTGCACAACATTGTTTCTGGCCTTATCTACTCCAACACAGTGTGGAAGGGAGGACTTCAAG TCGATCAGAGCAAAGGAATGTTGGGTACGTTTGCTCCTAACAAAGAACCATATGTGCACACTTTGGAAGAGGAGACCACTCCATCTGGGTTGCTTGCAAGGGGCATATATGCAGCAAAGCTTAAG TTTGAAGACGATGACAGGAGATGCCATATGGAACTTCAATACTCCTTCGAGATCAAAAAGGGCAGATAG
- the LOC126585839 gene encoding phospholipid--sterol O-acyltransferase-like isoform X1, giving the protein MRAPSYNHHVTAFLLLLLLLPPLFHGVGGDWSGDYSKLSGIIIPGLASTQLRAWSILDCPYSPLDFNPLDLVWLDTTKLLSAVNCWLKCMLLDQYNQTDHPQCKSRPDSGLSAITELDPGYITGKCISESYFQARCFVYFLNLFGTGPLSSVWKEWVKWCIEFGIEANAIIAVPYDWRLSPSKLEERDLYFHKLKLTFETALKLRGGPSVVFAHSLGNHVFRYFLEWLKLEIAPKHYIQWLDEHIHAYFAVGAPLLGAVEAVKGTLSGLTFGLPISEGTARLMVNSFASTLWMLPFSKYCRADNTYWKHFSADIRDKSGHHNYHCDDREFHFNFSGWPTNIINIEIPSIPGFGAYPSVTEIAEANLSSIECGLPTQLSFSAREISDGTFFNAIEDYDPDMKRILHQLKKLYHDDPVLNPLSPWDRPPLKNIFCIYGTDLKTEVGYYFAPSGKPYPDNWIITDVIYELEGSLFSRSGNLVDGNAGASSGDETVPYHSLSWCKNWLGPKVNITRAPQSEHDGSDVQVESNVEHHHEEDILPNMTRLPRVKYITFYEDSESIPGKRTAVWEIDKANHRNIVRSPVLMRELWLQMWHDIHPDAKSTFVTKAKRGPLRDEDCYWDYGKARCAWTDYCEYRYLFGDVHLGQSCRLKNSSADLLSHYL; this is encoded by the exons ATGCGAGCACCGTCTTACAACCACCACGTCACGGcgtttcttctcctcctcctccttcttcctccactCTTCCATGGCGTCGGAGGAGACTGGAGCGGCGACTACTCCAAACTCTCCGGTATTATAATCCCCGGCTTGGCCTCCACGCAGCTCCGCGCCTGGTCGATCCTCGACTGCCCTTACTCTCCTCTCGATTTCAACCCTCTCGATTTGGTCTGGCTCGACACAACCAAA CTTCTCTCCGCCGTGAACTGCTGGCTGAAATGTATGCTGCTCGACCAGTACAACCAAACGGATCACCCGCAATGCAAGTCCCGGCCCGATAGCGGCCTTTCGGCCATCACGGAGCTCGATCCTGGCTACATAACAGGCAAATGCATTTCTGAATCATATTTTCAAGCTCGTtgctttgtttattttcttaatctttTCGGAACAGGTCCGCTTTCTTCGGTGTGGAAAGAATGGGTGAAATGGTGTATTGAATTCGGAATCGAGGCAAATGCAATCATTGCTGTGCCGTACGACTGGAGGCTGTCGCCGTCTAAGCTCGAGGAGCGAGACCTTTACTTTCACAAGCTAAA ATTAACATTTGAAACGGCACTGAAACTTCGAGGAGGGCCCTCGGTAGTGTTTGCCCATTCGCTAGGGAATCATGTCTTCCGCTACTTTTTGGAATGGTTAAAGCTGGAAATTGCACCAAAACATTATATCCAATGGCTGGATGAGCACATTCATGCCTATTTTGCCGTTG GAGCTCCACTTCTTGGTGCAGTCGAGGCAGTCAAAGGAACACTTTCTGGATTAACATTTGGCCTTCCTATTTCTGAG GGCACAGCTCGGTTGATGGTCAATTCATTTGCTTCCACGTTATGGATGTTGCCATTTTCAAAGTATTGCAGGGCAGATAATACATACTGGAAACATTTCTCTGCGGATATCAGGGACAAGAGTGGTCATCATAATTATCACTGTGATGACAGGGAATTTCACTTTAACTTTTCTGGATGGCCAACAAATATTATCAATATTGAAATTCCTTCAATCCCTG GATTTGGAGCGTATCCATCAGTTACAGAAATAGCTGAGGCTAACTTGTCTAGCATAGAATGTGGACTTCCTACCCAATTGTCTTTCTCTGCTCGCGAAATATCAGATGGGACCTTTTTCAACGCAATAGAGGATTATGACCCGGACATGAAGAGGATTTTGCATCAATTAAAGAA GTTATATCATGATGATCCAGTTTTAAATCCGCTTTCACCATGGGACAGGCCACctctaaaaaatatattttgtatCTACGGAACAGACTTGAAAACTGAG GTTGGTTACTATTTTGCACCAAGTGGCAAGCCCTACCCTGATAATTGGATCATTACCGATGTGATTTATGAGCTTGAAGGTTCCTTGTTCTCAAG GTCAGGGAATCTTGTCGATGGAAATGCAGGAGCTTCAAGCGGGGATGAGACT GTCCCGTACCATTCTCTTTCTTGGTGCAAGAATTGGCTTGGACCAAAAGTAAACATAACTAGAGCTCCTCAG TCGGAGCATGATGGTTCTGATGTGCAAGTGGAGTCGAACGTGGAACATCATCATGAAGAAGATATATTGCCCAACATGACAAGGTTGCCAAGGGTCAAGTACATAACTTTCTATGAAGATTCTGAAAGTATACCGGGAAAAAGGACGGCAGTCTGGGAGATAGATAAAG CGAATCATAGGAACATTGTTAGATCCCCGGTTTTAATGAGAGAGTTGTGGCTTCAAATGTGGCATGATATCCATCCCGATGCGAAATCAACATTTGTTACTAAAG CCAAGCGTGGACCTCTGAGGGATGAGGACTGTTATTGGGATTATGGAAAAGCTCGATGTGCATGGACGGATTACTGTGAATATAG ATACCTTTTCGGAGATGTCCATTTAGGACAGAGCTGTAGGTTGAAGAATTCTTCAGCAGATCTTCTTTCGCATTATTTGTAG
- the LOC126585839 gene encoding phospholipid--sterol O-acyltransferase-like isoform X2 — translation MRAPSYNHHVTAFLLLLLLLPPLFHGVGGDWSGDYSKLSGIIIPGLASTQLRAWSILDCPYSPLDFNPLDLVWLDTTKLLSAVNCWLKCMLLDQYNQTDHPQCKSRPDSGLSAITELDPGYITGPLSSVWKEWVKWCIEFGIEANAIIAVPYDWRLSPSKLEERDLYFHKLKLTFETALKLRGGPSVVFAHSLGNHVFRYFLEWLKLEIAPKHYIQWLDEHIHAYFAVGAPLLGAVEAVKGTLSGLTFGLPISEGTARLMVNSFASTLWMLPFSKYCRADNTYWKHFSADIRDKSGHHNYHCDDREFHFNFSGWPTNIINIEIPSIPGFGAYPSVTEIAEANLSSIECGLPTQLSFSAREISDGTFFNAIEDYDPDMKRILHQLKKLYHDDPVLNPLSPWDRPPLKNIFCIYGTDLKTEVGYYFAPSGKPYPDNWIITDVIYELEGSLFSRSGNLVDGNAGASSGDETVPYHSLSWCKNWLGPKVNITRAPQSEHDGSDVQVESNVEHHHEEDILPNMTRLPRVKYITFYEDSESIPGKRTAVWEIDKANHRNIVRSPVLMRELWLQMWHDIHPDAKSTFVTKAKRGPLRDEDCYWDYGKARCAWTDYCEYRYLFGDVHLGQSCRLKNSSADLLSHYL, via the exons ATGCGAGCACCGTCTTACAACCACCACGTCACGGcgtttcttctcctcctcctccttcttcctccactCTTCCATGGCGTCGGAGGAGACTGGAGCGGCGACTACTCCAAACTCTCCGGTATTATAATCCCCGGCTTGGCCTCCACGCAGCTCCGCGCCTGGTCGATCCTCGACTGCCCTTACTCTCCTCTCGATTTCAACCCTCTCGATTTGGTCTGGCTCGACACAACCAAA CTTCTCTCCGCCGTGAACTGCTGGCTGAAATGTATGCTGCTCGACCAGTACAACCAAACGGATCACCCGCAATGCAAGTCCCGGCCCGATAGCGGCCTTTCGGCCATCACGGAGCTCGATCCTGGCTACATAACAG GTCCGCTTTCTTCGGTGTGGAAAGAATGGGTGAAATGGTGTATTGAATTCGGAATCGAGGCAAATGCAATCATTGCTGTGCCGTACGACTGGAGGCTGTCGCCGTCTAAGCTCGAGGAGCGAGACCTTTACTTTCACAAGCTAAA ATTAACATTTGAAACGGCACTGAAACTTCGAGGAGGGCCCTCGGTAGTGTTTGCCCATTCGCTAGGGAATCATGTCTTCCGCTACTTTTTGGAATGGTTAAAGCTGGAAATTGCACCAAAACATTATATCCAATGGCTGGATGAGCACATTCATGCCTATTTTGCCGTTG GAGCTCCACTTCTTGGTGCAGTCGAGGCAGTCAAAGGAACACTTTCTGGATTAACATTTGGCCTTCCTATTTCTGAG GGCACAGCTCGGTTGATGGTCAATTCATTTGCTTCCACGTTATGGATGTTGCCATTTTCAAAGTATTGCAGGGCAGATAATACATACTGGAAACATTTCTCTGCGGATATCAGGGACAAGAGTGGTCATCATAATTATCACTGTGATGACAGGGAATTTCACTTTAACTTTTCTGGATGGCCAACAAATATTATCAATATTGAAATTCCTTCAATCCCTG GATTTGGAGCGTATCCATCAGTTACAGAAATAGCTGAGGCTAACTTGTCTAGCATAGAATGTGGACTTCCTACCCAATTGTCTTTCTCTGCTCGCGAAATATCAGATGGGACCTTTTTCAACGCAATAGAGGATTATGACCCGGACATGAAGAGGATTTTGCATCAATTAAAGAA GTTATATCATGATGATCCAGTTTTAAATCCGCTTTCACCATGGGACAGGCCACctctaaaaaatatattttgtatCTACGGAACAGACTTGAAAACTGAG GTTGGTTACTATTTTGCACCAAGTGGCAAGCCCTACCCTGATAATTGGATCATTACCGATGTGATTTATGAGCTTGAAGGTTCCTTGTTCTCAAG GTCAGGGAATCTTGTCGATGGAAATGCAGGAGCTTCAAGCGGGGATGAGACT GTCCCGTACCATTCTCTTTCTTGGTGCAAGAATTGGCTTGGACCAAAAGTAAACATAACTAGAGCTCCTCAG TCGGAGCATGATGGTTCTGATGTGCAAGTGGAGTCGAACGTGGAACATCATCATGAAGAAGATATATTGCCCAACATGACAAGGTTGCCAAGGGTCAAGTACATAACTTTCTATGAAGATTCTGAAAGTATACCGGGAAAAAGGACGGCAGTCTGGGAGATAGATAAAG CGAATCATAGGAACATTGTTAGATCCCCGGTTTTAATGAGAGAGTTGTGGCTTCAAATGTGGCATGATATCCATCCCGATGCGAAATCAACATTTGTTACTAAAG CCAAGCGTGGACCTCTGAGGGATGAGGACTGTTATTGGGATTATGGAAAAGCTCGATGTGCATGGACGGATTACTGTGAATATAG ATACCTTTTCGGAGATGTCCATTTAGGACAGAGCTGTAGGTTGAAGAATTCTTCAGCAGATCTTCTTTCGCATTATTTGTAG